From a single Candoia aspera isolate rCanAsp1 chromosome 2, rCanAsp1.hap2, whole genome shotgun sequence genomic region:
- the ATN1 gene encoding atrophin-1: protein MFSSTRTKENGDPTPKRMKTRQNKDSMSMRSGRKKETPGPREELRTRGRASPGGVSTSSSDGKAEKSRQTTKKGRVEESMAPKGSKQSRSEEISESEGEDANAAKKSKTEELPRPQSPSDVDSLDGHSFNDETSSDPRDIDQDNRSTSPSVYSPGSVENDSDSSSVLSQGHSRSYHPPLFPQSPSPAPLTEGLARPPESSFSLTGEVHPQGPTSGYQSQLEAQASRIFQAQAQAPSVPTPSTNSSSSSPSSSSSSSCTMHASLYPNANVVQLGPKVASAGVGIPAPSVREQSLSTKHNPPPTTPISLASVAGGLPPQKTPPNNSPSIIPSSAATFPHVLANLPPPPALRPLNNMTVTSSSPGVVGQALSGHLSSPHAIGQDKSPVSSRYPYAPPPPPPPSSSAQYPLPPHSQALPSYSSSYGHSFPPPSSLSVSSQPPKYTQPSMPSQPVWSQGPPPYSRPLGNTNSHPPASFPGQSTHHQQQQQHHHNHSSSAGLSPAAVATPQTSGSYSHPLEPGPHHPSHAAYGLRLYPPHSHATYSQAPSASTSSSSSSSSSSSSSQGTYPGLCSHPQGQTTAAYAFPPPPPPSPAHGAGPPVTSASVTLSTVITTMASSSTAPYKTASPPVGPPTTAPYGKRTASPSPTFQPPAPYKPGSPPASSASSFRAATPPGYRLSSSPAAGGFKAPSPAPIVPPASGSMAAPPPPLPPLPLSAAQIKQEPSEEYEPPDSPMPPIRSPSPAPKVVDVPSHASQSARFNKHLDRGFNSCSRTDLYFVPLDGSKLAKKRADLVEKVRREAEQKAREEKEREREREREKEREREKERELERSVKVAQEGRPVDCPSLGPVPHRPSFEQGSAVATVPPYLGPDTPALRTLSEYARPHVMSPSNRNHPFYVPLGAVDPGLLGYNVPAIYSSDPATRERELREREARERDLRDRDLRERLKPGFEVKPAELEQLHAVPSAAMDPFPRHGGLALQAGPGLHPAFPFHPGLGHLERERLALAAGPALRPDMSYAERLAAERQHAERVAALSNDPLARLQMLNVTPHHHQHSHIHSHLHLHQQDAIHAASASVHPLIDPLASGSHLTRIPYPAGTIPNPLLPHPLHENEVLRHQLFAAPYRDLPGSLSAPMSAAHQLQAMHAQSAELQRLALEQQQWLHAHHPLHGVPLPTQEDYYSHLKKESDKPL from the exons ATGTTTTCATCCACCCGGACGAAGGAGAATGGGGACCCTACACCCAAAAGAATGAAGACTCGACAGAATAAAGATTCT ATGTCAATGCGGAGTGGTCGAAAGAAGGAGACTCCGGGGCCCCGAGAGGAGCTCAGAACACGGGGTCGAGCATCTCCAGGTGGGGTCAGCACTTCCAGCAGTGATGGCAAAGCTGAGAAATCCCGACAAACTACCAAG AAAGGTCGTGTGGAGGAATCAATGGCTCCTAAAGGAAGTAAGCAGAGTCGATCAGAGGAGATTTCAGAGAGTGAAGGGGAGGATGCCAATGCTGCaaagaaaagtaaaacagaa GAACTGCCAAGACCACAGTCTCCTTCAGATGTGGACAGCCTAGATGGCCATAGCTTCAATGATGAGACAAGCAGTGACCCACGAGACATTGACCAAGATAATCGAAGCACCTCTCCCAGTGTCTACAGCCCTGGCAGCGTGGAGAATGACTCTGATTCCTCCTCTGTGCTTTCACAAGGACACTCCCGCTCTTATCACCCCCCACTCTTTCCCCAGAGCCCCTCACCAGCTCCCCTGACAGAGGGCCTAGCACGTCCACCAGAATCCAGCTTCAGCTTAACAGGGGAGGTTCATCCTCAGGGCCCCACGAGTGGCTACCAGTCTCAGCTCGAAGCCCAGGCTTCAAGGATTTTCCAGGCACAGGCCCAAGCCCCCTCAGTTCCCACTCCATCCACcaactcctcttcctcctccccttcttcttcatcctcttcctcctgcacTATGCATGCTTCTCTGTACCCTAATGCTAATGTGGTCCAACTGGGCCCCAAAGTTGCGAGCGCAGGAGTGGGAATTCCAGCACCAAGTGTGCGTGAGCAGTCCCTCAGCACTAAGCACAACCCTCCCCCAACCACTCCTATTTCATTAGCCTCTGTGGCAGGTGGCTTGCCTCCTCAGAAGACTCCTCCAAACAATTCCCCATCCATAATTCCTTCTTCTGCTGCCACCTTTCCCCATGTGCTAGCCAACCTGCCTCCCCCTCCAGCTCTGCGCCCTCTAAATAACATGACTGTGACCTCTAGCTCACCAGGGGTGGTGGGGCAAGCATTAAGTGGACATCTTTCATCGCCCCATGCAATAGGGCAGGATAAGTCACCTGTCTCTTCTCGCTATCCCTatgctccccctcctcctccaccccccagctCTTCTGCCCAGtatcccctccctccccactcccagGCACTACCCAGCTACAGTTCATCGTACGGCCACTCCTTTCCACCACCCAGCAGCCTCTCTGTATCCAGCCAACCACCCAAGTACACTCAGCCCTCCATGCCTTCCCAGCCTGTGTGGAGTCAAGGCCCACCACCATACAGCCGCCCACTAGGGAACACTAACTCCCACCCTCCTGCCTCCTTTCCTGGTCAGTCCACTcatcaccagcagcagcagcagcaccatcaCAACCACAGCAGTAGTGCTGGTCTCTCTCCAGCAGCAGTTGCCACACCACAAACATCTGGTAGTTATTCCCACCCTCTAGAACCAGGTCCACATCACCCTTCTCATGCAGCCTACGGGCTACGCCTTTACCCACCTCATAGCCATGCTACATACAGCCAGGCTCCTTCTGCGTccacctcttcctcttcctcttcctcctcttcctcctcctcatcccagGGGACATACCCCGGACTCTGTAGCCATCCCCAAGGGCAGACCACAGCTGCTTACGCCTTTCCTCCACCACCTCCACCGTCACCTGCACATGGGGCTGGACCCCCAGTCACTTCTGCTTCAGTTACCCTCTCCACTGTCATAACCACAATGGCCTCTTCTTCTACAGCTCCGTATAAGACAGCATCACCTCCAGTAGGACCCCCAACGACAGCCCCTTATGGAAAGCGTACAGCTTCCCCATCTCCTACTTTCCAGCCACCAGCCCCGTACAAGCCAGGCTCTCCTCCTGCATCCTCAGCATCCTCATTCCGGGCAGCCACCCCGCCAGGATACAGACTGAGCTCTTCTCCAGCAGCTGGGGGCTTCAAGGCCCCCTCACCAGCCCCCATTGTCCCTCCCGCCTCTGGAAGTATGGCTGCCCCGCCCCCACCCCTGCCTCCTCTGCCACTCAGTGCTGCACAGATCAAACAAGAGCCTTCAGAGGAATACGAGCCCCCCGATAGCCCAATGCCTCCAATTCGGAGTCCTTCCCCAGCCCCCAAAGTGGTGGATGTACCAAGTCATGCCAGCCAATCAGCCAG GTTCAACAAACATCTGGATCGTGGCTTCAATTCCTGTTCACGGACTGATCTCTACTTTGTGCCCCTGGATGGCTCCAAACTGGCCAAGAAACGGGCTGATCTTGTTGAGAAAGTGCGCAGAGAGGCTGAACAGAAGGCCAGGGAAGAGAAAGAGCGGGAAAGAGAGCGAGAACGGGAGAAGGAAcgggaaagggagaaggaaagggaactGGAACGAAGTGTG AAGGTTGCCCAAGAGGGCCGGCCTGTGGATTGTCCATCCCTTGGCCCAGTTCCTCATCGCCCATCTTTTGAGCAAGGCAGTGCTGTAGCGACTGTCCCACCCTATCTGGGTCCTGACACGCCAGCCCTTCGCACCCTCAGCGAGTATGCCCGGCCTCATGTCATGTCTCCGAGCAACCGGAATCACCCCTTCTACGTCCCATTGGGTGCGGTTGATCCAGGATTGCTCGGTTACAACGTGCCAGCCATCTACAGCAGTGACCCGGCCACGCGGGAGAGAGAATTGAGAGAACGGGAAGCCCGTGAACGAGACCTCAGGGATCGCGATCTGCGTGAGCGTCTTAAGCCTGGCTTTGAAGTTAAACCAGCGGAGTTGGAGCAGCTCCATGCTGTGCCCAGTGCTGCAATGGATCCTTTCCCACGGCACGGGGGTCTGGCTCTCCAGGCAGGCCCAGGCCTCCACCCTGCTTTTCCCTTCCATCCAGGGCTGGGCCACCTGGAGCGAGAACGGCTAGCCCTGGCGGCTGGCCCAGCCTTGCGCCCTGACATGTCTTATGCTGAGCGATTAGCAGCTGAACGGCAGCATGCCGAGAGAGTGGCTGCTCTGAGCAACGACCCCTTGGCTCGGCTGCAGATGCTCAATGTGACTCCCCACCATCACCAGCACTCCCACATCCACTCCCACCTCCATCTCCACCAGCAGGACGCCATCCATGCAG CTTCTGCCTCCGTTCACCCTCTTATCGATCCACTTGCTTCTGGGTCACATCTCACCCGAATACCCTACCCAGCGGGCACCATCCCTAATCCACTTCTGCCTCACCCACTCCATGAAAATGAAGTGCTGCGCCACCAGCTTTTTG CTGCCCCCTACAGAGACCTGCCTGGCTCTCTTTCTGCTCCAATGTCTGCAGCACACCAGCTCCAAGCCATGCATGCACAGTCGGCAGAGCTGCAGCGCTTGGCCCTAGAACAGCAGCAGTGGTTGCATGCCCATCACCCTCTGCATGGAGTGCCACTTCCCACACAAGAGGATTACTACAG